GTTCCCCACGGTCGCCGGAGCGAATTCGCCCATTACCGTGACGGTCGGCAGCAACGATATCGCCGGCGAATTGACGTTCAACAGCAGTTCCACATCCTACATGCTTAAGTCTGGCACCCTGACGCTCGACAACGGCGGCGGCAGCAATGGCATCGGCGGCTCCGGCGCCATCGTGAATGTCTCGGGCGGTGCAAATCCACAAATCTATTCAACGCTCAGCCTCGCCGATTCTTCTCACACCACGACCTTCAACATCGACGGCACCACGAACAGCTCGCTGACCGTATACGGTTCGATCAACGACTCGAACACCGTCCCGGGCCAGTCGATCGTGCTCACCGGCGGCGGCACACTCTCGCTCGAAGCCCCCAACGGCTACACCGGCAATACCACAGTCAATGGCGGCACGCTCAATGTCGGCGACCAAAGCCCCTCCAACCTCGGCAGCGGCACTTTGACCATCAATGCCTCGGGCGGCGGCGCCTCGGTCGTCAACCTGACCGGCAGCACTGCGGGCGACGGCGGATTCGTCATCGGCAACCTGTCGGGCATGGTCAGCGGCGCCGGCAGCACGGCGCAGTTGAACGTGGGATCTGGATACTTGTCGGTGACCGAAAGCCCGACCGCCCCCAGCAATACATACGGCGGCACCCTGTATCTCGGCACCAGCACCGGTTTGATCGTGAACGCTTCCGGCACCACGCTGACCCTCAGCGGCGCTCCGACCTTCGCCGGCGGCGGCAACACCGTAACGGTCAACTCCGGCACGCTGGCTTTCGCCAACGCGACGGCCGCCACAGTCGAAGGCCCGGTGAGTGCCACGGTGGCTGCGGGAGCAACGCTCCAATTGGCCGGCACGGCGCCCGCTCTGTCGCAAGGCGCCTATGCGGCAACCATTCTCACGCAGCAGGGCACCGGCGGTACTGCCGATGGCCAACTGTTGGTCACCGGCACGGCGCAAACCGTCGGTGTGGTATCGGGTACGCAGGTGTCTACCTCCCCAACAACCTATGCCGGAACCACCACGGTCGGCGACGGCACTCATGCCGCCAGCCTCTCGGCCGCGCAGATTCTGCAAAACACGCTGGCAATCAACGCCGGCTCGACCGTGACGATTTTGCCCTTCGCCGGTGGCCAAGACGGCGCTCAACCGGCCGCGATCACAGCGAGCGCAACCCCCGCGGCGGCCACCGCCGGCGCGTTGCCTGCCGCCACACCCAGCGATCCCTTCACGGCGATCCAGGCCGCGATCACCTCCGGCGCGATCTCGGGTGCCACGGGCCAATCGCTAGAAAATCGCATCACGGCAATTGAAAGCCTTGCGACCGCCGACCCCGGCCTGAATGCGAGCCTGCTAGAAAGCCGGGTGCTCGCAGTGCTCCCGTCAAACTCGGCGCTATCCACGCCCGAAGCATCGCCGGCCGAGATCGGTTCGAGTCTGCTCGCCTCGGACACGACGGCGTTCAGTTCTCCGTCTGCTTCCGTAATCGGCGAAAGCGCGATCGTCTCGGCCGCGTTCGCCCCGAGCGCGACGTTCGCGGCGAGCCCCGCAGCGGTTCCCGAGCCTTCAACGTTGCTGCTGGCCGCGCTGGCGGGATGCGGCGCGATGTTTGGAGTTCGGCGTCGGGCCTTTGCTCGATTTCGCAAATAGTTCCGGTATAATGCGAAAGGCGCCGCGGCAACCGATTGAGTTCAACCGGTGATTCGCGTGCCTGCGGACCGAGGGGCTGCTTTCAGAAGGATCGAACATGCGCATTCTAAAGGCCTCCTCGGCACCCGGTCGCGCAAGCGGCGCGGTCGGCCGCGCGGTGCGCCCCGCATTCACGCTCGTCGAATTGCTGGTCGTGATCACGATCATCGGCATCTTGATGTCGTTGCTCTTGCCGGCGGTGCAATCGGCTCGCGAATCGGCCCGCCGGACGCAATGCTCGAACAATCTATCGCAGATCGGCAAAGCGGCGCTCGAGCACGTGGCCCAATATGGCTTTTTTCCGACCGGGGGCTGGGGCTATGGTTGGGCGGGCGACCCCGATCGCGGCTTCAGTATTCAGCAGCCTGGCGGATTTTTCTACAACATCCTGCCGTTTCTCGAACAAAAGAACCTTTGGCAACAGGGGGCCGGATTGAGCTCGTCGGCGAAACCGGGCGTATTAGCGCAAACCGTGGCGACGCCGTTGACGGTCTTCAATTGCCCCACGCGCCGCAGCCTGCAACTCCTGCCCTACACGGATGTCGGCTACGTCAATGTCACGACGCCCCCCAACGCCGCCAAGAGCGACTATGCGGGCAACAGCGGCGATCAATTCTCCGGGTTCTACGGCCCCAGTTCTCTGGCACAAGGCGATTCCGAGCCCGCTTCGTATTGGCCCTCGGGCGGCCTGATCATGAGCGGCGTCACATACGATCGCAGCGAGGTGCAAATGTCGCACATCACCGACGGCGCAAGCCAAACGATCTGTGCCGGTGAAAAATATCTCAACCCCGGATCCTATTTCAACGGCGACGATCCGGCCGATAATGATGGCTGGGATCTCGGCTACGATTGGGATGTCAACCGCTTCGGCTGCACGCCTCCGATGGAAGATACCTCCGGCTACGTCGACGCCTTGGCCTACGGCAGCGCGCATCCGTCGGGATTTGGCGCCGTGTTCTGCGACGGTTCGGTTCACGTGCTGAACTATGCGATCAATCCCACCATTTTCGCGAACCTCACCAATCGCTCGGACGGCACCGCCATCGATCCGACGCAATTCTACTAGTTGAACTACCGGG
The sequence above is a segment of the Pirellulales bacterium genome. Coding sequences within it:
- a CDS encoding DUF1559 domain-containing protein, with protein sequence MRILKASSAPGRASGAVGRAVRPAFTLVELLVVITIIGILMSLLLPAVQSARESARRTQCSNNLSQIGKAALEHVAQYGFFPTGGWGYGWAGDPDRGFSIQQPGGFFYNILPFLEQKNLWQQGAGLSSSAKPGVLAQTVATPLTVFNCPTRRSLQLLPYTDVGYVNVTTPPNAAKSDYAGNSGDQFSGFYGPSSLAQGDSEPASYWPSGGLIMSGVTYDRSEVQMSHITDGASQTICAGEKYLNPGSYFNGDDPADNDGWDLGYDWDVNRFGCTPPMEDTSGYVDALAYGSAHPSGFGAVFCDGSVHVLNYAINPTIFANLTNRSDGTAIDPTQFY